The following is a genomic window from Sphingomonas sinipercae.
ATCAATTGGCGCAGCACCGGATCGTTCTGCGGATAGGCCCGTTGCATATATTCGGTGTAAAACCGCTGCCGAAGCGCACTGCTGTTCGCGTAGGTCATCACCGGGACGTAGTCGGTGCTGTCCGTTCGCAGCGTGATCTTGCCATCCGGACCGGGCTTGTGCGCGTCTAGGAAGTCCTGGGGCAGGCCGTCCAGCTCGGCCACAGTCGCCGTAATCGTCCGCTGGCCCTTCGGAATGTTCGCTTCGAACTGGGTGTTGACGCTCGAAATGTCGTCGGACAGCGCCTGCGCCTTTGCGCGGCCGGCCGTGTCCAGCGCAATGCCGGCGCGCTCGAATCCGCCGAGCGTGCGTTCGAGGTACAATTTGGTCGGCGCATCGACCTCCGTGGCATCGATCGCCTTGAGACGCTCGTACGCAGGGCGGGACAGCGACAGCTTGGTGCCTTCGCTGGCCATACGCACTTCGCATTTCTCGCCCGCCTCCCGGCTTGCTGCGGTCGGCGAGACTTGACGAAACATGGTGGCTTCGCCGCCGCCGGCTGTGAGGACTTCCTGGAGCCGGTCGTACGCGGTCAGGGCGTTGAGGCTGGAGGAGGGCTTCGATGTTTCCAGTGCCTTGCGCATGGCGGTGCTGCGCGCCACGAACAGGTTGCAGCGCGCGTTGATCGCTGCCGCGGAGGGAGCGCCCGTAAGCATCGGCGGGATTGCGGCGCCAGTGCGTTGCGTTGCCGACGAAGAGGGCGAGGCGATCAGTGCCGATCCGGCGAGCAGCAAGGCAATGTGGTGGCGCATGGCTCTTGTTCCTTAAAGAAGCGACGATGGGTGGTTAGCCGACGCGGGAAGAAGTGCAACTGGCACCGCGAACGCGCGTAGAGAGCGGCAAGAGCGACGAGAAGGAGAGTCGAGTATGCGTGCATTGAAAACGGTTGGCAGCCTTGCCCTGCTTGGGACGGCAATGACCGGCGCCGCGCAGGCCACCCCGCCGCTCCCCGGTCCAGAGGACATTGTCGCCAGTCACGCGCGCGAGGTCGACGGCGTGCGCATGCGCCATACGGTGGAGAAGCTCGTCAGCTTCGGCACGCGCCACACGCTGTCGTCACAGACCGATCCGAACCGCGGGATCGGCGCTGCGCTGCGGTGGACAGATGCGCAGTTCAAGAGCTTCGGACTGCCGACCGTGCGGCCGTGCCAGACATTCACCGGCAAGCGGGTGCCAAAGCCGACCGCAATCTGCGATGCGGTTGCGATCCAGCGGGGGACCGAGCGGCCCAACGACGTGGTGATCATCACCGGCCACATCGACAGCCGGGTCAGCGACGTGATGAACGTCACTGCCAACGCGCCGGGAGCCAATGACGACGGGTCGGGCACCGCCGCGGTGATCGAAGCCGCGCGGGTGCTGTCGAAGCACAAGTTTCCCGGCACGATCGTCTATGCCGCATTGTCCGGGGAAGAGCAGGGACTCTACGGCGGCAAGGTGCTGGCCGACTATGCGAAGGCGCAGGGCTGGAACGTCGTCGCCAACCTTAACAACGACATCATCGGCAACAGCTGCGGTTCGGATGGCGTGTGCGACCGGGCGACGGTGCGCGTCTTTTCGGAAGGACCGCGCTGGCAGGGGCATGAGGACCTGGCCGCGCAAATCCGCAGCTTGGGCGGGGAGAACGACGCTCCCTCGCGCAACATCTCCCGCTTTCTCGATCGCCTGGCGGAGCGGGTCGGACCGCCGGTAAATCTCGAAGTTCGGCAAGTCTGGCGCAACGACCGGTTCGGTCGCGGCGGCGATCACACGGAATTCCTCAACCTTGGCTTCCCGGCGGTGCGATTCTCGGTGGCGGTCGAGAATTACAATCAGCAGCACCAGGACCTGCGGGTCGAGAAGGGCGTCGAATATGGCGACACCGTCGACAAAATGGATTTCGGCTACCTGGCCGCGGTCACCCAGCTGAATGTCGCCGCGCTGGCTTGGCTCGCAAGCGCTCCGCCACCGCCAGAACCGACGGCCGAGGGCGCGGTGAGCACCGATACCACCATTCAATTCAAGGCGGTGCCAGGCGCGTTGCGCTACATCGTTCGCTGGCGCCGCACCGATAGCAACCAATGGCCATATTACGAGCAGATGCGGTCGGTCGGTTCGGACAGTGCCGCCCCGGCCAACGGCTGCTTCATTTCCGGGGGCACATGCGAAGTCGTATTGAAAGGCGTCCGCGTCGACGACTGGGTGTTCGGTGTCGCGTCGGTCAGCCGCGACGGCTACGAAAGCCCGGTTGCGTCCGCCGTGCCCGGCGGTGCGTTCAAGCCTTACATGAAGCCCAAGGAGAAGCCGTAATGGCTGGCGGATGGACGCGCGACGGCGCGGTGCAGGACCAGATCGACGACACGATCAAGGATGCGGTCGCCCGCGCCCGTGCGCTCAACCCAAGCGGGGAAAGCGCCGAGGAATGCGACGATTGCGGGGAGCCGATCCCGCCGAAGCGGCGCGCGGCGCTGCCTGGCGTGCGCACCTGCGTCGGTTGTCAGTCCATGCGCGACAAGGCGGTCGTGCACTCGACCATCAATCGTCGCGGCAGCAAGGATAGCCAGTTGCGTTAGGTGCGTTAAAGGGCTCCATGCCACGCAAACGCCCCGCCGCTGGATTGCCGTCCCGCCAGCAGATCCTCGACTTCATCACATCGTCCGGACAGCCGGCGGGCAAGCGCGAGATCGCCAAGGCCTTTGGCCTGTCGGCCCAGGACAAGATCCAGCTCAAGGCGCTGCTCAAGGACATGGCTGACGAGGGACTGATCAATAGCTCGCCGGGCCGCGCCTTCCACAAGAGCGGAGGCGTTCCGAAAGTTACCGTGCTGCGTGTCGTCGAGGTGGACGACAGCGGCCAGGCGCGCGCAGTGCCGGAACAATGGCACGCCGAAGGGCCGCCGCCGAAGCTGCGCGTGATCGAGCGGGGAC
Proteins encoded in this region:
- a CDS encoding M28 family peptidase encodes the protein MRALKTVGSLALLGTAMTGAAQATPPLPGPEDIVASHAREVDGVRMRHTVEKLVSFGTRHTLSSQTDPNRGIGAALRWTDAQFKSFGLPTVRPCQTFTGKRVPKPTAICDAVAIQRGTERPNDVVIITGHIDSRVSDVMNVTANAPGANDDGSGTAAVIEAARVLSKHKFPGTIVYAALSGEEQGLYGGKVLADYAKAQGWNVVANLNNDIIGNSCGSDGVCDRATVRVFSEGPRWQGHEDLAAQIRSLGGENDAPSRNISRFLDRLAERVGPPVNLEVRQVWRNDRFGRGGDHTEFLNLGFPAVRFSVAVENYNQQHQDLRVEKGVEYGDTVDKMDFGYLAAVTQLNVAALAWLASAPPPPEPTAEGAVSTDTTIQFKAVPGALRYIVRWRRTDSNQWPYYEQMRSVGSDSAAPANGCFISGGTCEVVLKGVRVDDWVFGVASVSRDGYESPVASAVPGGAFKPYMKPKEKP
- a CDS encoding DksA/TraR family C4-type zinc finger protein, encoding MAGGWTRDGAVQDQIDDTIKDAVARARALNPSGESAEECDDCGEPIPPKRRAALPGVRTCVGCQSMRDKAVVHSTINRRGSKDSQLR